The window tatatataaaccggagggcttagacCGAAGAGAGGATCATAACATTCATAGGCTAGAcaatctagggtttagccaccccgatctcgaggtagatcaactcttgtaacccatatactcatcgaatacaatcaagcaggacgtagggttttacctcctttaagagggcctgaacctgggtaaacattgtgtccctttGTCCATTGTTACCACTGATCCTCAGACATACAGCTtgggccccctacccgagatctgctggttttgacacctacagtgacattggggtaatctatgcataggggttgatgcgcGTTTTCGTCCTACTTTCTCTGGTAGAAATATTGGAGCACTCTTTGAAGTCCTTTGAGTTGGATTGGATATTATGAATCTGTAGTTGTTTGGTGCGTATCGTATAATTgactcacggatacttgtggtgacattggagtatctaggtgactttagagttggttgatgcgtatcatatggtgttattttagtacaaactctagggatgtttgtgacacttataggaatagctcagtagattgatcggaaagaataactttgagttggtttcataccctataaacaatttcatcttatgctctccgctagataagaactttggtgTGATTCTTtgtcgcatgttgagggattgttatatgattcaattatgttagcactgttgagagattgtagtagtgaaagtatgaaccttatgccttgttttcaagcattgcaataccgtttgtgctctgttttatcacttgctaccttgttgtttttatatttcagattacaaaaacctatatctactatccatactacacttgtatcaccatctcttcgccgaactagtgcacctatacaatttaccattgtattgggtgtgttggcggacacaagagatttcttgtatttgattgcaaggttgtttgagagagaccattttcatcctatgcctcccacggattgataaaccttaggtcatccacttgagggaaaattgctactattctacaaaactctgcgcttggaggccctaCACGAGTCTATAAGAataagttgcgtagtagacatcagggtgGGACCTGTTGGCTTAAGGCATGGAGGAACGTCGGAATTCGAGGTATCATGAACGAGCTTTTTTCGTCGACAAACATACTTCCCGGTCTGTTTTTATGGATCCTTCTAGATCTACGGGGTGGCCATTCACATGAGCATAGGGAATCTATACTCGAGCCTTCGACTTGGCCCCTGGCGGGATAGGTGAGGAATCACTCTTGATTTTCTATTTGGGCCTACAACTTCGCCAAAGCCGACTAGCATCCCTTTCCACTAAACATTTTTCGAACAAAGAAGACTACTAAACTAAAGGATGGAATTCTCTTTCCATGGTGAACTAGCCGTCCCATACCTTCATTTTGTCTCACATGTGTTGAACATTGTCTTTTCGGTTCTAATTTCACTGATGTAGGTAGGGTTGGGCGAGAAAGGGTCCCCTCTTGCCTATTACTAAGCGGGCCTTCAATTCCACCAGGGTCTTACGATCTCATGGAGGGGGGGACTACCTACCTAAAGAAGAATAATGCTCTTTGTGTTTATGAATAAAAGTAGGCGTGGAGAGGTTTTTGCGGGGAAACATGCAAGTCAAGTTTGTGGGGAGGCGGGCCTCGACCCAACCTTATGAATATTCGGACTATAAACAGTTTCGATGAACAGCCACTCACTTTTGACGGTTATATGATTCCCAAAGATGATCTAGAATTGAGTCAATTACGTTTATTAGAAGTTGACAATGGTGGTTGTACCAGCGAAACTCATCTACGTATGATTGTAACACCCGTTTGTACCTTCCTCATGTGTCAAATGTGATGTTGTACGTGGTTGTTCAAATCTTACCTCCATCTTGATAAACGAGAAAGAGTTTACTATGGTCAATGCAGTGAGATTCGTGGAACTAGTCATGCCTTTATGCCTACTCGTAGAAGCCGTGACTTTGAAATACAATAACAATCAAATAATGTTCAAAATTTAACCCGGGGAATAACAATCAAAATGCCATAGTTCCTGCGGCGTAAGTGACTCTGAGAGATTGTGTTTCTCTACTAATTTCATTTGACAATATGAAATTCTCAGTGTACGTCATGGTGAATGAAAGTAGTGTTAGAATTAATTAATTATGATTAATTAATAAGGAATCTACTTTTGCCTAAACACTGTGcggttgcatagcaagggacgtGTCTCTCTTTCAAACCGTTGCATCCCTGTAATTAGCAACCGACTTAGGGTGTGACTGTTCGAATCGTTAAGTCTGTTCGACGCATCTCTTCCAGTCATATATAAATTGTACTCTTTCTACCGATCAATACAAGTTGATCTTTTCACTCAAAACAAGTAGCATAGTATTGACAAGTTGACTGATTGAACAAGATATTTAATTCCCAAaaaatatcaataagagaggcgATTCTAAAAAAAAAGTGTTTGCTGACTGACGGAAACTGCGTACTGTTTCCATTTCCATGCACCTCTAAGCAATGATTACCGTCCCTCTACTTTTAAGTGTCCTTCATTCGCGCCATCTCCAGGCCAaacgagaccaagaccacaaATTGGCATTGCTTCTCTCAATGCAAGAATCGTTGATCAAGACAATTTACTATGAAAAAAACAACAAATAAAATCTAGTGCTCCCTCGATCCAAATTAATTGACACACTTGATACAACTTTAGTACTACAAAATTATACCAACAATTGTGCGTCAATTAatatggatcagagggagtaaCTTAATTTGCCCACATTACATAGTCAAGTCTATCTTAATCTGCCAACATTACATGGTCAAATCAAAGTTAACTTGCCCACATTACATAGTCAAGTACTCCATAGTACTTAATCTGCCCACATTACATAGTCAAATCTATCTTAATCTGCCCACATTACATATAATATAGTACTTGACACTAATCAAACCAGGATAAAGGCACCACTAACAACACACATCACTCCAGAAATAACAGCTTCACTGCATAACATTAAACACAAACCACCAACACGGTAACAGCAATTATCCATTAACTAAACCAAGCCATTACATCCTCCCTAGACCATGGCCGGGACAAGAGACCATGCGATGGTGACCTCCAGCTTACAAGAACCAACTTCAAGCATACGCATGCTTCTGGAGGCTTCCCTGGCTGTGAATGCTTTAGAATCTCCCTCAACAGTTTGATCCTTCAAACAATTTGCCATTGCCATGACAGAGACTCTCAGCATTCCATCAGCTTCGACAGACAAAACACAGCGTGAAAGCTGTATCGTGCCATCAGCTGCAACTGGCAGTTTATCGAAAGCAAGCAACTTGATTTCCATGTCACTGATACTGGCGGTACGGGCAGAAATTAGACCTCCAAAGCCTTCTGGCCATTCCCCATCGACAACTCTGACACTGATGGTGGCCTCCACAGATTCAGCCATGTCAGCCAATGTCAATTCCACTGTGCTAAGCTTGCTAGTTTCGACACGTTTAAACATGTACGATTCACGACAGCCAGAATCACGACAACTAACAACTAGATAGCTCAAAGCTCTATCCTCAGATTCAGTTCTGCCCTTCACTCGCAAGTCAACCTCAAAGAACACAGGATCCACAACCACAACAGCACGGGTAGGACCTGTCAGTGTCAGGTATCGATTCTGCATGCAAAATTTACAAAACAAATTATGTGTTATTTATCGAAAAATACAACTGGAACGACTGGATTGGAAGAAAACCAATATATGCTGACACCAAGGAACAATGCATCCATGGAGAAGTAATCCATTTATCAAGCTAAACTTATCAATAAGAGCTTGAAGTAAATATCTTTTGGTAGCAAACACTAAAAGGCAGACTTTGCCAAGACTGTAACAGCAAATAAGTTCGAATTGGGTCAGCAAGCATTGTTGATCTTCAAAACCCTCACGTTTTGAAGAACCAATTTAAACTAACAATATGTATATATACTAAAGCAAAAGGAGAGGCAAACATTGAACAGCATAATCAAAACATATACTAGGAAACTGTACACAGGATGCAAACGATTTAGAGACAAACAAATTTTTTTTGCTACGGGGTGCATATACTCTAAAGCAATTTTCTAAAGAGATTCATTTGCCAATAGATTGAAAACAGTGCTAAAACATTTGCAAGCAGAATTTCACAGGAGAACACAAGAAATTATCAAGTACAAAAAAAAAATAGAATACTGGTGACTGGTCTCAAACAAACTGGAGGAGGAAAGAGACTCGAGAATCTGCCTATCCGCTGTGGGGGCACATTGTCAAGGGCCGATTATTTTCATAGGGAAACAGTCAAGAGAGGGTAAAAAGTGCAGTCACTATTCCCCTATATTGGCCTGGAAGAAATTTACACAAACTTGACATTTGAAATGCACAGAGATTATACTCGAACCCGTAAGCCAACTCAAACAAAATTGAACACCATGCAAGCATACATGTGATTTCATGTCGTTGATTTCTTATGTGGCATCCTTTAAGAACTTAGAATTTTTTGCAGAAAAAGGAAAGGAATGATTCCCACTTACACTAGTATACTTATAATACTCCAAGGATTGATCATTTGGTATGATTTCTCATAACCATTGGCAATAGCTactactccctcccttccggtttatagggctcaattcaaaaatctcaccaaccaaggtgaAACAATCAAACTGAGTAAAACGGAAaaactaaaatttcaagataagccctataaaccggacgAGAGGTAGTACCATTTTTTTCGTGAAGCTATTTCCTAGTAACAATCAGGTTTACAATGGCTGGTTTAGAATCACCTAGTTTTCATGCATGGAACTTGGTAGCAATATCACGGACCCCCGCAAacttatactccctccattcctaaatacaagtcttttaGAGATGTCAATATGGattacatacggatgtatatagacgtagtttagagtgtagattcactcaatttgctccgtatgtagtccatattggtATCTCTAAAAAAACTTATATTTTAGGAACGGAAGGAGCATATCTGTATTGATATGAATTATTAACTGTAATCATAGTTCAGAGAAACCAAAAGCCACTGACGTTAACATATGCCGAGGGTATGTGTATTTCATCTCCGCAAAACCTAAAATAAGTAATTTAAATCTCTAATATCATCATATATCTCCCAATAGCCCAGTACATTTGTATATTATTTGAAGTCATGTGAAAACCAGAACAAATAGTGTTCACAGAGGTAACATAGGCACCAAATAACAGTAGAGAGTAATTTCATCATATATCTCCCAGTAGCCCAGTACATTTGTATATAATTTGAAGTCATGTGAATACCAGAACAAATAGTGTTCACAGAGGTAACATAGGCACCAAATAACTGTCGAGACGAATATACAAACCTCACTGTCGATGGTTTGGCAGTTATCCCTTTGACGGCCAAAGATAATGTTGCGATTGTGATCCAACGAGTCACGTGCGGCAACGATACCAAAGACATCCAGCGGCCACCCCAATTCCTCTGTGATGGCTGCAACTTGGACCGAAAAGACCTGCAGAGTTCGGATGGGGTACACATCTTGCGGAGGCTTCTCGTCCGTGTAAAGCATGGGTTGAATAAGCGCTGCAGATTGATGTCAATCGATCAAGACTATTTGGTTAGATATTTCCAAGAGCAATTGATCAGAAGGTAGATAGGGGGAAGATTTGGGTTTGCTTACTGATATCCTCCCATTTACCGAAGGAGCCAGCCCAATGAAGATCCCAGAATTCACGGTAGTCCTTGGCTTGTTCGTCCAGCCAGTCGGTACGATCTTTTGGCTCCAGCTTCATGGCCTCCACATTTTCAGCCATCCACTGGTCCGAGATCCTGATTGCCTCGGGATCTCCCGTGGCGATCCACTTGATCACGGCGTCCAGCTCCCCCTTCCGATCCTGGTTCCTGTGCGCCTCCTCTCCCTTGGCTCTGTACATGGCTGCCGCCGCGACGTCTTCCTCGGTCATCGTCTTGGTCTTATAATGGGGGCCCTCCCCGCTCTTCACTCCCACAAGCTTGGCAATCTTTGCGTTTAGAATCTTTTTTGTCCTCGCCAGATTCGATTTCGCTGTACTGATCGACTCCACTGCCCCCTCTTGGATGTCGCtctcctccaccgccgccgccttctTCGAGCCTACTCCCGCCGCCGTCTTCCTTTTCTTCATTTCGCCGCAGGAACCACTCTCCCTtctctccgcctcctcctccgcttcctcctcctccaagaACGCCTCCATCCTATCAGCCCAGTAAAGCTCAATGTAAGAATCGATTTCCTCCTGCGTCTCCGCCATCGCCGCTCTCCTTACGGAAGAAAACCCTAGATCGCTTTCTCTGGGTGGGGGATTTGGGGATAAGGCCAGGTTGGGGGTTCGGGGTTGGGCAATATATGCCCTAGTTTACTAGACAGTTGTGAGAAAGGCCAAGAGATGCGCTCATTACACCACCTCTTTTATTCATTTGCGATCAATGTTGCATCCTTTAGAAGCATTAGGGTAATAGCTGGTGGTGCATCAGCGTTGATGATTTTGCTAAGATAGCACGCTCATGAGCTACAAAGTTTGCCTCTCTATAATAGTGTTCTAGATAATATGTAGGAACTCAAATATGATAATAGTCAGCAAAATCGATTGCCCCAGTTCCTACAAATATGCTACCTTCATTCATAGCTTCTATGGCTTCCATACTATTTGAGTTAATGATCAGTTGATTGCATCCAATAGATCGGCCAAGTTCTACGCCATATTTAAGAGTTGTAACTTCTATTGATAAAATGTTGATACGTCTTAAATGTATCTACTTTTTTAGGcatgtttgcttgttttgctcTCTAACTTGCGTAATTTTGAATAAAACTAATTCAGACTGGCGTTATTTTCAACACAACTTCCTCATGGAGTTATTTTGTGCAAAAATTAAAGTATTcggattttttttggaaaatacCCAAATTATCTTCGGAAGAAaaaatcggggggggggggggggggggggggcgcaccaggtGCCCACATGGGCAGGGTGCAAGGCCCCCGGTTTACCACCTTATGCCCTCCCTTGGCATATAATTATCTTCCATCCTGAAACCCTTAACAATTTCTCTTTCAGGATTTTTCATGACACGAAGCTGTCGCCACCTTGTATTTGGCACTATATACACTAACAAGATCTATGAGTTCGTACGCCGCATGGCACACCCGTCAATCCGTCATTGAACAACGCTAAAGCAATGTAATGTTTAGACTTGAAAAGCTAATTGAATTGGACTATACAAACTGATTAATTACAATACACCGTGGGTCGCATTTGTTATCCTCGGTAGTTTGCTAGCTCGACCAAAACAGAAATACATATAGTTTCTTTAGAAAACTACTAGCCATTATTTAGTTTAAGAGATCTGCCAAAAAAATAATAGTACTTTGGAAATAAGGTATACACAAACTTATGCCCTGGTTAACATCTTTGCTATCACATATGATTTTTCAATGTAACAGttttttccaggtgtggttgaattgataaccCAACCGCTAAGGCTAATAAATATTTTTTGCCTCCCTTtatgtcaaatcaataaatttaaGTTGATACTTTCCTCAAAGACTGTTGCGATctcctacacttgtgggttatcaagactattttctcgCACCATTGCGGGAGAGCATAACTCTATTTATAAGTTCACTTGGAGAGTTATTTGTTTTCTGAATTTAGTTCTCCATCATGGGGAAGCAAGATCATTTCTTCCAAGACAAGACAAGGTACATACTTATGTACTGGTTCTACATTTGATTTACCTACTGTGTTTAAGTCGACTTGTGACActgccaccaccatcaccaaAACCACTATCAAACACACACCCTTCacattctgatatgtcacatgtagttgatactacttgtgcttctcATGGAAATTATGATGATGCTTCTAACATGCTTGATATTTTTGTTCCACTTGGAGATCTTTTAGCCTCATATTGCTAAAGCTAAAGAACTTGAGAATGTTAAAACTTGAAACATCAAATGTCAAACGTACTAAACGATATAAATTGGTCTACCCACTACGCCTGTAGAACTTGATGAAGAGTTCACTAGAGAAATTATGGCTTACGATGATGAAGCTGGGTCGAAGGTATGATTGAACTATTAAAAAAAACTTCTGAAACACTTTTGTTCCTGATACTAAGTTTGGTACCTCTCATATATGCATAAAAGATAATGCTTATGAATTATATATTTAACtcgagataattactttggttgaatttgaTCCTAGCTATGAAAATGAAAAGGCACTTGATCACTTCACTAAGATCAACTCAGTTGTTGGTATCCTTGTTAAGAAAGATGCGAATAGGGAATATTTAATAACCAATATATTTCCTTTTTGATTAAAAGATTATGCGGAGGAGTGGTATAATAGTTTGAAGCCTAGGAGTTTTCCCACTCCGCAAGAGTGGTATAATATCAGATGAATGATTAATGTAACACACATACAAATCCACACTAGGGTTCGCTGTTACGAATAGATGGATGAAGGGATTGATGCTGAAGATGTGGATGACAATGATGATGAAGATCGATGTCGGAGTCTCTGAAGTGATGGCATAGTGGTGCCCTTTTGATAATTCCCCCTCTGGATTCCTTCCAGAGGTCCAGAGGTTAGGTTTTCTACTTCTAGTTTGTAGTTCTGGCCTCTATGTTCATCCTTTTTAGATCCGATCAGATGAGGTTGAAGTAGTAAGCCAAGGAGTGGCGGCACCGTACGATACGAGTGTCTATGCTTGTTTCACATACCATCTTCTCCTCTGTAACATCATGTGCGGTTGGTTTTCCTCCCACGTGATCTTCTATTTGTATGGAAGGTTATTATGACGTCAATTAGCATGATTTTGACCCCAAAATAGATAAGATCATGGTAAAATCACTTAAAATGGTGCACGAGCATGGTGAAGTTCTAAAAATCCTATGACTATTATGGAAAAAATAAGGAACAAAaagtgatgcaaaatggacaaAACAATTAGAGTGGTGACCCATCTGCCTCATTTTATTTTCCTTCAGATCTATTTCCCTTACGACATTGACGAGGTGGTAGCGGCTATTGCGTAATGGAATTAGGCCTCTCAAGTTTCTTTGTAGCTCGACGACATCCGATCGGCATCGATGAAGGGCCCGTGAGAGTTTGTATCCCCTAATTTGTTGGTGCGTTGACTTTGACATCTTTTTCGTGTTGTTCTGCGACATGGTTTGATTTCTCCAACTCTCTAAACCATTGGTGATGGATTGCAAGGTTGTGCTGCGTGAGGTGGTGCTCCAACCGATGTTGCTTCAACGATTTAGATCTCGTCCCAATGGATGAGTAGATATTGGCATCTTCAAAGCCTGATATGACGATCCAATGGTTGTCTTCCCCCAACAACAACAGGCTTGATGTGATAACATCGTCCTTTGGCATTTCTAGGTGCCCCTATCTTTTATTGCTGGTTCAATGTAATTTTCAATCTCCAACAGGTGATCGTACAAGAAGGCCAGTGTAATTTTGAGTATAATTTTATTCTTTTTACTGATTGTATTGTGTTCAGTTGACTGTTCATTGTATCCTTTTTTTGCTTTGATATTAACCAAATCTAAGATGTGCATGGGTATATTTATATTGAAAAAGAAAGACATAAAGAAAAGAAACGAACGACTGAGCGAGGAACATATCAAATTGATGAAATTTTGGCGGGGTCGAGCGATGGATGCGAGTGCTCCTGCTCAGGATGGGAATGTGCCGGGTTGGCCCGCCGAGTCGCTGACTCGATCAAAAAAAATATTAAGGCCAATGGGTCATATGGATCGGTCTCAAACAAGATTTGGATCACAAACCAGAGTCGGCACTGGGTGACCCAACGGGTCAGTCGAGTCGGCCCACCTTATAGTCTTATGTGTCACAAAAGCTGCAATCTCGGTTGCGCCGATGTTGTTGTAGGACCTGATTTTGCTACGCGGTATGTCATATAATTTCTCATGAACGCTCAAGTATATAAACAACATAATTGTGTTGATATGTTTCGATAAGATGTGCACGTATAAAACCACAAGCAAACGGTTTAATTTTTTCTGTTAACCATGCACTAGAAATCTTATTAATTCTTACACTAATCAGATTCCATTAAACCGTGCCTAATTTTAACATCTTGCTTTTTAGGCTAATTTTAACATCTTGTTTTTTAGGCTAATTTTAACATCTTGTTAAAAAAAAAATTTGCATCAACCACAAGCAAACGGTCCAACGAGGCCACTGGCTCTTCTTTACGTAGGTCGGCCCGTGGCCCCTCAAGTTGGACTTGGGCACAAGGGCCGGGTCCAAGGCCAGGTCCGGGCCGGCCCATTCCCCTGAGCTCCTGCCTTGCGCGCCGGGAAGGAGAGGGATGGCGGCCGCCTCCCGGGCTGCGAGGTCGCGCACGATGGTGTTGAGCCCGGGGGCGGAGGCGGTGTTAGTCGGGGCGGAACCGATTGCGGCAGCGGGGTGAGGTCTCGAGCAGGGCGGGGTCGACTGGCGGATGCGAAGCTCTCCTGCTGCGCTGccgggaaggagagggagagcaACCGCTTTGCTGAGCAGGGCGGCGTTAAGCGGTGATGGTCGCGGCGGCGGGGACGGAATTGACCGCGTTGTTAAATATAGTAAGTATAATTCAGCTAATTAACCCATCGTTGTAAGCTGTGTCTTCACGCCGGTGGCATTTCCATGTCACGATTTAAATGAAGAAACAACAAAGAATAAATTGATCAGCTTGTAAATTCAGAAGAATAAAAATTGATTAACTTGTATATGTAGAGCTTAACTTGATGATTTGGAGTTAGATCAATATCTGCTTTATGTGTTAAAACACTATAGTTGAGAGCGTAGGAGAGCTTATCAAGTGCCATACTTGTGCTAGAAACTGCTGTGCTGATGCCTTTATGACTGCTCTTCAAGAGAAGTATTCTACCCTATCCCTTTGTTAATGATTAACTACGAGGCCCCATTGATATATTTCATATATTAAATAAATCCATATTTGTTTCACAAGAAAAAGAGCCTCGTAATGGATCGTAAATGATTGCAGTAAGATTATGGTACACTGAGATTTTGAATTGGCATGGTTACTAGCTACTTGGTGCTGTATGCTTTGATGTTCTTAATTAGTTGATTTCTCAACAAGGAATCCAACGCTGTTGTCTTGATCTATGTGTTGGCCATTAACTAAATGTGATGTTGATCATTAACACAATGTTGGGTAAAGGGGCTACTTAGCTTTCTTATTATGTAACCTTAATTTGTGGTGAACTGGCAATTTCTGTAGGGTGCAACAGATTTGACCACGCAATGTTGATCAATACTGATTTTTTACTCTTAATTTCGTTCAACCAAGTGCACTACCCTGAACAGTGAGGATTTTGTGTTGCTATCAGATAATTGTTGTTTTGTATTTACTTGAGTTGCTGCTAAAATGCTTCTCGTTTGCAGTTTTACAGGCTGGAAGGACTGACACAGCGAGGGGACACTTAGCAGCCTGGTCATTTTCATCAGTCCGATCTGTACCCTGGGAGAAGCTGCAAGAGGTAGAGATGCACGTTGGAAGAAGCATGGCTGCCAGTTGGAGATTGGAAGAGCATGATTAGGGTGCAAACAGTGCTATTGTTGCCGGAGCAGACTCCTCTCAGATGGTAAAACCCTtgtgtttttctttctttctcaaGTGTTGGAAGATAGAAATAATTCTACATTGCTGGTAGAATTCATAATTGCACTCAGCATCTTATTGTAACTTATTGCCTATGGCCAGTAACTCATCTTAGGCTCCACAAGCTAGAGGAGCGCATAGGGTAACTAATTGTTTTCTTTGACGTCTTCTTGATGTTGAACAATGTTTAATATGTTGTTGTGGAGATACTTATGTGAGAATAATAACATTGTATATTATCAGGATATCTCATTTTAAATGATACGGCATTGGTAAGTTTGTTTGCTAAATGCCTTTCTCATCTTCGGTTAATTTTGCCCGCTTTTTGCTGTCATGTTTTGTACACAAAAAACATATATGCTGGTAATTTGGGCTTTATTTTGCTCCCACTTATTGCTAAAATGTCTCCTTTAGATAAAATTTCTTACATGGGATGCTATGTGTGAATATGTCACGGTGGAGTTTGATATTTATTGTGGGATCTGCCCGTTGATATTAAGTCAGATTTTGGTAGCTTCACTTTCATCTTCAATCTGCTACTTCCATAGCCATTGAAAAATTAACACACCCTGCTAACATGTATACTCATGGAATAGGAATGATCAAGAAGGTCTTAGATATATGTTTATAACTCATCGATGGTAAAGAATCAGTTTTCTTCAAACAAAATCACTTACTTGGGGTTGACTGAGCTGTTCGTTTACTCGTTGTGGCAATCATAATGGAGACTCTTCTGATGACTATGCACACTTATTCGTAATTAATTACTCATATGACATATATCGTTTTCCTTTTCAATTGTTGGACAAATTATTAATAAGGATTAAGTCCTGTTTGCTGAAGGTAATTGAATGTGGGGATACTTGTATTTCACACCTGATTGTTTGAGATTTTTTCTTTTTCACCCCTACGGTAAAAACATCTCACTTTGCCGAGTAGTAGAATGGCTGAGTTGGAATCATGTATTAATAGGCCAAGGAAGATGCCATATACTATTTGTGCTATTACTACACTTATCATCCTTTACATGATTCGTCTAGGTGGTTGTGTTTCACATCGGTGATTGATTATAGTGACTAATACTATGTCTATGTTGCTATATGTGCTACGCTTCGTTTTAAGAATACCGATATTCAGTAAATACTATACATTAATGATGTTTTATGGACCTGTTACATACTACCATAACCCTGGTGTAGATTGCATTTGCATGTCAACGTTTGCATTATATAGGCACAGGCAGCGGAAAACGATGATGATGAAATTAAGTGGCTCTCGAGGGtggtaataataataataaaaccGATATTCCTCTTATGATGTAGCGACTGAAAAAGAAGCAAACATAAACGGCCATCCAAACCAGCCATTAATAAACTCACATACCTTCCACTGATCACAGATGTTTTTTTCCCCTCGAAGTAAGATGTTTGGGTGTAGGCACTGTTAGGCGGTAGCAGAAAACTTTCCATGTGGTGCCATCTGTTAGGCGGTAGCAATTTCGTGATCATGGAGATGTTACTATTCTGAGAAATTGGCTTGAACCTTTCCCTGATGGGAGCATGGCAAATATGAATATTGGAAGAACTTCTTGTGGCTAGCCATCAGCATC is drawn from Aegilops tauschii subsp. strangulata cultivar AL8/78 chromosome 1, Aet v6.0, whole genome shotgun sequence and contains these coding sequences:
- the LOC109747568 gene encoding uncharacterized protein, translated to MAETQEEIDSYIELYWADRMEAFLEEEEAEEEAERRESGSCGEMKKRKTAAGVGSKKAAAVEESDIQEGAVESISTAKSNLARTKKILNAKIAKLVGVKSGEGPHYKTKTMTEEDVAAAAMYRAKGEEAHRNQDRKGELDAVIKWIATGDPEAIRISDQWMAENVEAMKLEPKDRTDWLDEQAKDYREFWDLHWAGSFGKWEDITLIQPMLYTDEKPPQDVYPIRTLQVFSVQVAAITEELGWPLDVFGIVAARDSLDHNRNIIFGRQRDNCQTIDSENRYLTLTGPTRAVVVVDPVFFEVDLRVKGRTESEDRALSYLVVSCRDSGCRESYMFKRVETSKLSTVELTLADMAESVEATISVRVVDGEWPEGFGGLISARTASISDMEIKLLAFDKLPVAADGTIQLSRCVLSVEADGMLRVSVMAMANCLKDQTVEGDSKAFTAREASRSMRMLEVGSCKLEVTIAWSLVPAMV